The genomic region CGCGTGTTACGAAAATAATGGATTGAATGTAACTACTATGTAGagctagaagatataaattaacaGACAGCATACTCTTAAACCAGACTTTTTCTTAActgttcgaaaaaaaaactaattagtcCTTCTTATAAATTTCCAAAAAGCATCTATTTACGATCTTTTTTATTACGTAATCAGAAAAGTTCATGATACCCTACGTGACGTCACTAATCAGTACACATTTTACCGACGAGTGATGTTAGACTCACCTTTACCTACAAGTGAATctattgtttcaataaaaagaaaaaaactatcatttttttttaataaatctgatGTACGttgtgttaaatttaaaaacttccaATGCATAGTAATGACATTCCTTCCCGTCACTGAGATAACTGACTCATCAGATCAATACATTTGAACGATTCGTCATCTTTAGTACCGTCCTGTTTGGAAAAACGGTAGTCTACAGGCTCAGAAGCATTGGACAAAAATTGCTTGCCTTAATAaccttatttcaaaatatattaattttacaaacttCTTTTAGATTTCAATAGGAAgtcgtttattttaaatacataacgtTTATCATCCGGTACTCATTATTGATAACGGTATCATACGAGATTTTTTGGATCAACATCTCCATATTCTTAAGTAAACTATGTCATTGTATACCATTATAgactttaatgttattttttaagttaaatcaaAGACCAACTGCCCAACCTCTCTAGCTAAATTACTTAACTATAACCAATTGCATTAatcacggatagctgagtggttgaggtcaccacaccaaacccactggcCGCGACGTATCGCAGTTTCGATTCCCGAGTGGGACaatcgtttgtgtgatccacgaatgctttttctgagtctgggtgtccttgtgcatgtaaGTGAGACCCTGAGATACAAGGATAGGACTcttaagataaatttaaatattctggAAGTGTCACTGAACACTCCTAAAGAGCTCGACCATatatagaaatctaaataataagtattatttagatttctatgagcTCGACCGATTACAATGATTTTtaccgacttaaaaaaaagacaagttTCTCAATTCGATCAGATTTGATTAACCCTGGATGGTGCCCTGTATAGTCTAGATTCACAAATCAGCCCAGCTGTAGATTGCCGTATCAGctagattattaatattattctatagAGTATAGAGCATCAGTCTATAATTTACTTCTTGCGTGGAATGAAAGTGACTAGGTTCAAGCCACTTATATTCGCTAACGATGTCAGATATAATAAGTTGACTAAacttataaaatgtactaattGACGAGAATGTTTAGAtgtattatcattttatgtattaattggCACTTTCACATTTTTAGCGATATTAATTTGGCGTGAACCAAGTTGTTGTGTTATAGTGGTTAgtaccctgactgctataccggaggtcgtgggttcgattcccgcccagaacaaatgttgtgtgatgagcatgatcatttgttctggtgtctgggtgtaatttatctataatatgtatgtatttagtaatatataagtaagttcatcagttgtctggttaccataacacaagctctgcttagcttgggatcagataaccgtgtgtgagttgtcccaggatatattatattaaatattcttgCTGACAAAtctttgtcttaaaaaaaagtacatattttaGTTGCTGTTGacaattaaatacatacctacctatataataatatagtgtgTTAAATACAATTACCAATCTATTAAGATGCCATTATAAGATTCAACAGTTCAAGGTCCCAAAGGGTAATAACTTCTGGTACACATTCGATGTCGAAACATCACCCAACTTAATTATcctacacataatatattaaatttattgcccgcgacttcatacGCGTGGttttcatactaatattataaatgcgaaagtatctctgtctttCCGTCTATCTCGCTTTTACACAGAAAATCTCGCACAGAaaatccacgcggacgaagtcgctggcaacagctagtgtagatataagttaggatttttctttatttttgcgGATGTTTTTTAAACTCTTTAAAGGGAAACTCATTTCTTTATATCGTTATTAGTTCATGTTTGTTTTTGGTTTGACTCTGGTTTTTGAGACTTGTTAATGACTGATCAGTACCCGATAAATTCACTGTTCCGTATGGCGTGTGTAAAAGtgtataattaaacaaagcaaCGCTTTAAAACTGGACTGACTTGATCCCAGagtttattcatataaaaaaatacgttagtttttatttactctaATATATCTTTGAtaactcctgggccaaagtctGTACTCTCTGGGTtcaatcaaacataaaacggcgacgaggacggcctcgaatgagatggcgcgacgaactggatgcgtaccacaaacagtggatggcaaaagcaatagaccggacagagtggaagaatctaagggaggcctttgccctgcagtgagAAAGTAAAggctgaaaaatatatatatatatatctttgAATGCTGCAGATATTATGGCTTTTTCCTCTTTTTATTTCCGTGCAATGTTCTTAGCGGATGTCCGAGTATAGTTCCTATGTTTTTCTTGTCACTGTAATCAATCAAACTGCATGTTAACTTGTTcaacttttacaaataataaagttttgcAACTTTAGAAAGTTATATACTAACAATATTcctgtgtttattttaaaatgatattgatGATATCCGAGTGTTGCAGCTGTAGCTAAGCTTCAACTGCACAAGTTAATCGATCACGGGTTAAGTAACGCTTGATGCGGTCGGTttatggatgggtgaccatctatgtcataacgagttccacCGTGAATCACAGTTGTTCGTTatgcatctttgacagtcgttacgagtTCGTGTTGCCCAAATAACCgagttgaagaggtcagataggcagtcgctccttgtgaaaaaCTGGTACTAAGCTAcctctggttagactggaaactgAACCCAACATAGGAAAAGGCTAGCCCTTGTCTAGTCTTAGATGATATCCGAATGTGATTAAGGGACTGGTAGCAAAATTGATCGTGGAAATTCATTATTTGATTCACAAAGGTGGTGGGctgctttttaaatatatacgtAAAATTTTCTATTGTCCATTTAGCATGGTTCACTAGATACAGCCAGGTGCTGGACGGATGGACAGCGGGGCCacactaagggttccgtttCTACTCTTTAGTTaccgaaccctaaaaataatattctacaactttcacacaacgccatctagtctcaaacagcaaagcttgtattgttAGTAttggacaactgataaacatacttctaaatacacacataatgtAAATAGATTACACGCACACAGAAACAattgatcgtgctcatcacaccatcatatgtcctgggtgggaatcgaacccacgacctccggtgtaGCAGTCTGGGTCACTTAAAACTAGACCGACAGATCAGTCTAGCTAGTAGTTACATAGTTAAATAGTTCTTTACTTTGACAGCAGGCCGCCATGTTCGCGGTTCCCATAGTATGTCAGTGTAGTATCAGTTCCCTGTAGTTTTCTATGCGCCATGTTGACGATTATCATGCAAAAGCAAATTCTGCGGTTAGAATAAACATCAACAACGAATGCTTCCGTCATCCCAGACTACACGAGTCGTGATACGAAACTCATCTCGTGTTAGGATAGACGCACACAGCGATaagtaaaactaaacaaaatatattaaagttggTAGGTAATACCTACCCttaattatatctatactaatatataaagctgaagagttagtttgtttgtttatttgaacgcgccaatctcaggaacttctggtccaaattgaaaaattctttttgtgttgaatagaccattcatcgaggaaggcttttaggctataaaccatcacgctgcgactaattggagcaaagataggtacaatggaaaatgtgaaaaaacagggcaggtataagtCATAACTTCTTCAAaaaatcttctacccacgggaacgaagtcacgggcaacagctagtttttaataaaggtttgaaaattaaatagtgATAATCTcaaaaaaactaataagtattataaacgcgtaagtttgtatgtatgacggttattattatttttcacgcaaaaccactgaacggatttagacgaaatttggcatacagatagtttatatccaGGGTATGACaagattgttttaaaaattatcaatgtttctctactatattattaatttataacaaccTTCCTCtttcaattgaaaacaaaaatgtgcCGTTAAAGATTTAAGCATATATTTGGACAAACAGATAGCGGAAGCGAGatcgttttataaaatgaaGCTATGTATAACactagtaattataattattatgtttcaaaTGTACTGtcaataacatataaaaacaaacagtatcAAAGCAATGCTTCCTATGTGTGCTCAGAAGAATTTTCATGGGtttcaattgtaaatattacaatGGAGTACAGCCTAAGGTCGTATTGTCACTTATCTGTCAAAGAATGTTTGACGTTTAACTATTTGACAATGACATTtcgcacaatttttttttgttattgtaaatgcGTTAATTACACCTCTACGAGtagacaaaaaaaagtattcatatgAGTAAATTATTCGGGAATATTTTTCGAATTATATGATGTTGTTGAGATGAGCCAGTGTCCGTTCGTCCTTAAAAGGAGCAATaaactattgtataaattaaaataaaaactcgttttatacaaatattttttttctttcgtctATCTTTTGAAGGCCGTATACTTTCTATTTCTcctatacatattattatgtatatatgtatgatactcagaataaacaaaatatttaatatcgtgAGAATTTCGTATTCGGGAACTGGTTATGTATTCGGCCTTGTCCGTGAAGTTTTGAAGCCTGCGCCTATTATGAATTTCTCCTTTATTgaatcactagctgttgcccgcgacttcgtccccgtgggtagaagatataagttatgatttatacctgccctatttttttttcacattttcctttataccttcgctccttttagtcgcagcgtgatagtttttagcctaaagccttcctcgattaatggtctattcaacataaaaagattttttcaatttggaacagtagttcctgagaatagcgcgttcaaacaaacaaacaaactcttcagctttatatattagtatagatttaaaacgTATAAAAGTCCGGTTAAGAGCTAATCGGTTCGCGACAcatagggttccgtaaaaacaACCACCCGGCTCTATGCGAGATCGGATGATTAGATGTACTCATGATGTATTTTTGggatattaatatattttatttctgctgTGCTATTTTACCAcctaaacaaattacaattaaaaagagcaaataagtattgagtattaagtattattatatcaaactaTCTTATGTACTCTAACAATCGTTTCACTTTATCGACAATACATATTTAAACCTTAAGCTTTGAAAGAATAGTGATATCAATGTGACGTGCCCTAAGTTGAGtcttactttttaaatgatcTTAGGGTCATTTAAATACCGGTTAAGTGTGAGTAAAACTCTGACAGTTCCGTACTACACTTCTGTACAAGGCTTTAAAAAGCTGTCGCCGTACGTTTAAAAATGCGTTGAAAAACATTGCTAAACCTCGACTCTCACTTGACTTAGAGGCTATCTTCAAGGAGATACAAAACACACATTATctgtaaaatttcaactgttaaACTGAagcaaattttaaatgaatcatGATTCAGTCAGCTGGCAGACAGTTTAGTATcctgaagattttatttaatttccagcTTTGCAGTACATCAACTTTATGATGGCGATATCAAagtattttgaacaaaatatcaGTCTCCCagtaatattcttttataacaATGCATCTTTAAAACCCCAAACACATTCttataaatagaaatgttaAAGACACCTGACCGAGGGTCATTTAAAAGTAAGAGTCATTTCACTGTCATGTTTTGACCTACATGGTGAAAACGTGTTTGTTAAAGATATGCGTGAGATCTACGCGTCATGTGTCATGAGATCAAGCATACCGTTATTTTCGTTTGTCTAGTGACAACCGCGTTTTTGAATGCCAGTCATGATGGTAAAACTACCGGGTTATCCAAATGGTAAAGGTCCCGACGCCAGTTCCATTGTGCGCGACGTGATGCAgattcgatccctgcgtaggacatgAAATTTGTATGTTATGCTTATTCTgggtctgggtatctttgtatcttaaacaagaattaaatgcGGGACTCTTTTGGAAAGATGATATAAGGAAACAATATTAGTTAGCGAATACCAtgcaattagttttttttttgaagttacagcatgtatgtatgtaaaagaGATGACACATGATCGATAGAGATGGATAAAGACACACCGATAAGTACCTTAAGCTTGATAAAAACTTTCTTGagttgaatttataattatttaattaataacggtttaccGGCGTCATAGACGGCGTCGCAAAAAAACTATAGTTATCTGCATATTACGGTACATACTTGAAAGTTTTACCGGTAAGGGCACGCGTGATGCTTAAAGTGTAGATAaacctgttggtttagtggttagtggccctgacagCTATACCGGGGCTCGTGGGTTccattcccgcccaggacaaatgtttgtgtgatgagcacgatcatttgttctgtgtctaggtgtaagTTATCtataatgtgtatgtatttagaaatatataagtatgtttatcagttgtctagtactcataatacaagctatgcttagtttgagactagatggcgtagtgtgagagtaaaaaaaagtacatgtatgtattcagaaatatataagtaagtttatcagttgtctggttaccataacacaagctctgcttagcttgggaaaTAAAATCGAATCTTTATCGACatcgacaaaaaataacaaaattctaaacaaataaataaaagttagtaACATAAAGCAATGGATACATAATCTACGTAAAACACACGTGTCTGTATGTCTGATGTAATCATGAGTAATACGTCTGTTTTCTGTTATTGCTGTAATACGATCTTATGTGTCAATGATTGACAAACATCTGCTTATGATGGTCAGTACAATGGAATAATATATAAATGGCTTAAAATGGTATTATCGGCTGGTAGTGATGGTCTAATTGCGAGGACTATTTTACAGTATTTGTAACGAGGAGGAGACACAAGTtaggtaaagttttttttctatgctGAGGACATAAAGAAAACGATGGTGTAGAGAAAATGTGGATTTTTTGGaggatgaaaattaaataattataattataccataattaaatatttgagcctaaacataaacaattgCCTGATTGTTTCAATATTACCTTCAagtaattgattattatttaaatttgcaaACTCTTACAAAACAATACATGTTGTTTGTTGACACTTTGTTACaatgtttatgaataaaaaaccaATACATATCAATTAATAGgactaattttataactttCTACTTTCTTTCAAATCTGACTGTTACGAACTATTTTGCTTCCCGAAAACAGCATTCTATAAATCACACAGAACTTCAAATTCagacacaaaaatacaataaactacaaTTTAATTCTATGTCCAATACAGTGTTTTGGCCTCTTCGGAGAATGGAGAAGCCAAAGTTCTTTTACCAAAACCCATACTTCTTCCTTCTGTCTCAGGATATGTTGGACATCCTTAACTGTTTCTCAGTCAGGACAGTTGGGGGTGGCAAGAGTGTGGGTTCTTTAAACCCACACTCTTGCCACTTCAAGACACTTCAAGCCGCTTGCTAGACTCGCAGAGCGTGCGTAGGTTGAAATCATTAGCTTCTACCACCGACAGCAAAAAAGGGACACTTAGACGACAGCACATTTTTCATAACATGTGCAATATTAGACTTAACTTACCTTCGTGTCTGCTTGATGCTCTCTTGTTTCATCATACATTATTTACCGGTTTTCCTTTGAAAGTTTACCcttatcgaaatatttttacttcctTTTTAACCTATTTATACGGACCCCGCAAGACCGACTTGCATCcccagaatttaaaaaatacaattatttatccATTACAAACCTCTTCCTGCTTGTTAGCGACAACTCTGTCTCGCTCcatatattatctattttatcGCTATGAATACAACGCAAACGCTACAACGCCTCTGAGATTTACAGACAACTATTATACGAACACGCACTAGAAAGTGACTCATACATCTGACATCCTCATacactttcatacattttcaaGGTTCAGTATCCAAAgcgtaaaaacggaatcctgtccactgtctgtctgtccgtctgtaagTCCGTCCGATAGcttgaaaagaaaaacacaaattaagttGGTATTTCAGTACCCGGTACATCAGGACaacaaacgcaaaaaaataacaccTGATTTTAGCTACTTAGgtactttcataaattttagggcaatttttttttggaaatcattTTTCCTCATACTATTTGTACTATTTTGTACGGAACTCAGTTTCGCTAGACCGACTCACTCTTTACCGGTTATTATTTACGAAATGACCCTAGGGATCAGGATTAACATAGAAAGTGGTGAACAATGAGATGTAGGGacttttgtatgtaaataaatacgtggtttagtttttaatgtgaCAATATTGTTATGTTATGAATTTTGAATAGTTATGATGTTGCGATCTCTAAGAGGATGGTAAAAGTTAATTTTGCtacttgaatattataataattgaaagtaTGTAAGCGCAAATCTTCAGGAGCTTAGCATTTCAAATAGTACTTATTTCTGCAAGATAAGTCAAAATATCGGTACGGcagaagtttatttattaaacctcGACGCAAAACCAGCTGTCTGTCTATGAAATCATATAACAAGAACTGTTTATTTCTAAACAACATTATCTAACATTACGATCTCCaaagaaaactttataaaacattttgtttacagAAATGGTCTGAGTAGAATCATTTATGTTATCTACGAAAGCATGTTCAAGTCTGGGCGACTTGTATGAGACTTGATTGAATGCGAAACTTTCGAGACAAAGACTATTTCTTAGTACCTACAGGAAacgtttacataaaaaaaaacatccaaaaaCTAGTCACCACCAAAATCCAATAAAATCAAACTTgtcaaaaaactaaataaaaaaaaaatcacttcccTTAAATTCCAATTAGCTAATCTATCGTCTGTAACGAGAGATCAACAAGATATACACCGCAGCGCTAGTCTGCGCATACGCACACTTTCTTCGATCATTACCGTCACGTGAAATCCAGCATTCTACCACCATATTGGGGCTGAGTGAAGTAATGGAGCAAAAACTAAGACAGTGACATTGATAAACGCCtttgataaagaaattataaatgatgtttctttatttgcagtgaaaaaaaactgataagtGTCAATAGTCAGATAATTAAAcgcaataaacattttactattgAAAATTCATGATTGATTGGCATGTAGCGATTAACGTTTTTTCGTATTAAAAgcatttgcaattaaaaaagtagCAAGGAAATGGATTATCTAACAAAAAGTTCTCGTCAATAAtctattattgataaatatagaaaaacacaacccaacattaattacaatatctAGTGAAacagttacataaatatttaaaccatggtttttattttaatgaataatcgCTTCATATTCatataggtataaaaaaaataaattgaccaaCAAAGAGTTTACGAGCTgaatgcttatttttgtttccttcATTTCAGATAACAGTTACAGCATCATGCGTAGGAGCAGACAACCAGATGACCGAAGTAGAAGACTCACAACCCGAACGAAAGATATCCAAACGAGAAGCAACAGTCATAATAGATAACAACTATCCCATGGAAAGGATATTCCAAAAACCGAAAGTGATCTACAGAAGAATATCGAAGCAAAGATACGGACCGCCAAAGCCCAAGTATGGACCACCGAGACCAAAGTATAGGCCACCGAAAGTGACCAGAAAACCTGGCAAGAAGAACGGTAAACTGAGAACAAAACCCACCACACAGAAATATGGACCTCCTCACCACAATGTCAGTCCAAACAAAAAGCGTGCTCCAAATTCCAGGTACAATAGCCTAAAGGCAAGGCCCAACGGCAAGCCCAGCTTCGGGCATGTCGTCAAAATGCCCCACTACGCCTTCTTCGTTCCCGATGAGAACAATTTTGGAGAACCCCCGACGGACTACCTCAGTGACTACCAACCTGCAAAGCAAAGTTACGGAGAACCTCCCGTGGATTCGTACGGAGCACCTCTTAAAACAACCATAAAAGACGTGCACCCAACACCACAGAGCTTCCAGGAAACCACTCATGCCAAGCACAAAAACCGTGATTTAAATTCTTGGAACCACAAACCAGCTAAAAACCACGATCTTAAATTTGCTTTTTCGAAAAAGCACCCAAAACTGACACAAAAGCAACACGACAGTGCAGTGGTTGAGACAGGGCCGCCTGTTGACCACGAAGACTTGCTGGTTTCAGAACATGGAAAGCCGCTGTTGCAAGACAGCCAATATTTCTTCAGGAACCAGCGACCATCGTTTTTCACTGACACCGCTAAAGTTGTGAACCGGCCGTGGCGGCCAAACAAGCAGCAAATTGATTTGGACGACGAGATTATTGTAGGAGGTCGGTATGCAGAGCCTCCTGCGAGGTATGTGTCGAAGTTCCAGCAGAATGCGCTGTTGTATGACGATGACGAGGCGTTCTCACAGTTCCATGGTCATGGAGAAGGAGAGGCGCCGTCATCAGCGACCAACTCACCCTACACCAACTACAAGCACAGCAATATGGCGTTTAGTCCGCAAAATCTGAACGACGTGTTTAGTATAGTcgacaaataatattacaagtGATTCTCTATCTATTCTGTTTACCTTGATGTAAAATTGAAGAGAAATGGTTGGGGTACATGTGAAGTGGATGAAAGTGTTAGTAACAGGGATATGTAGTGGGTTCATGTTAGACCAATTGAAAGTTGTTTAAATATAGACTGATAGTAGAAATAGGGAAGAACATGTGAAGAAATTCCCTGTTTCAttgaacaaaattaacaaattttagaGATTTCTCTTAATTCTTGATCGCATCAATTTTCATTGTATGTACAACTGTCTAGTTAACTTTTATTCTACCGTATTATTTGAGAT from Trichoplusia ni isolate ovarian cell line Hi5 chromosome 12, tn1, whole genome shotgun sequence harbors:
- the LOC113499399 gene encoding uncharacterized protein LOC113499399 — translated: MQLADVLCYIFLTITVTASCVGADNQMTEVEDSQPERKISKREATVIIDNNYPMERIFQKPKVIYRRISKQRYGPPKPKYGPPRPKYRPPKVTRKPGKKNGKLRTKPTTQKYGPPHHNVSPNKKRAPNSRYNSLKARPNGKPSFGHVVKMPHYAFFVPDENNFGEPPTDYLSDYQPAKQSYGEPPVDSYGAPLKTTIKDVHPTPQSFQETTHAKHKNRDLNSWNHKPAKNHDLKFAFSKKHPKLTQKQHDSAVVETGPPVDHEDLLVSEHGKPLLQDSQYFFRNQRPSFFTDTAKVVNRPWRPNKQQIDLDDEIIVGGRYAEPPARYVSKFQQNALLYDDDEAFSQFHGHGEGEAPSSATNSPYTNYKHSNMAFSPQNLNDVFSIVDK